The following are encoded in a window of Acetonema longum DSM 6540 genomic DNA:
- a CDS encoding class I SAM-dependent methyltransferase, producing the protein MNKPEPVYDAWVKDATGENEMEERHRPGWQAVIDAMKEQQLTEANVLDFGCNQGGFLRYLYERKPFKKATGIDLGAKSIAIAEQRRGQLPLRYAVTGSPEKLGERFDIAFSLSVIYLIGDLAEHAAKIKLSLNPGGVYYATYTDYHDNPSAAHFLQAISQDSVLKPYLHTIDAIAAAFFAAGFQVGVKKMIPADFVELAPQQKYILCNADYMKAKYESAYLFRFSLPRLDEDGHG; encoded by the coding sequence ATGAACAAGCCTGAGCCGGTTTATGATGCCTGGGTGAAGGATGCAACAGGCGAAAATGAAATGGAAGAAAGGCATCGCCCCGGCTGGCAAGCTGTGATTGATGCCATGAAGGAGCAGCAGCTGACGGAAGCCAATGTTTTGGATTTTGGCTGCAATCAGGGCGGATTCCTGCGGTATTTATATGAGCGGAAACCCTTTAAAAAAGCAACCGGCATTGATCTTGGAGCAAAATCAATAGCCATTGCGGAACAACGCCGTGGTCAGCTGCCGCTTAGATATGCTGTTACCGGTTCGCCTGAAAAGCTTGGCGAGCGGTTTGATATCGCCTTTAGCTTATCCGTGATTTATCTGATTGGCGATCTGGCGGAGCATGCTGCCAAGATCAAGCTCTCACTCAATCCGGGCGGCGTGTATTACGCGACCTATACAGATTATCATGATAATCCAAGCGCGGCTCATTTTCTGCAGGCAATTTCACAGGATAGTGTGTTAAAGCCCTACCTGCACACGATTGATGCGATTGCTGCAGCTTTTTTTGCGGCAGGCTTCCAGGTCGGCGTCAAAAAAATGATCCCTGCCGATTTTGTTGAACTGGCGCCGCAGCAAAAATATATTTTGTGCAATGCCGATTACATGAAGGCCAAGTACGAATCAGCCTACCTATTCCGTTTCAGCCTGCCCCGGCTTGACGAAGACGGGCATGGCTAA